A single region of the Actinomycetota bacterium genome encodes:
- a CDS encoding aldo/keto reductase has translation MRTRRLGSNGPDISVIGYGAWEIGGDAYGPNPDERELVSAIHAALDAGVNWVDTAEVYGKGNSESIVGRALSGRPDVLVATKVAPAPVGSGFRPEEVRRAVRGSLQRLGRDHIDLYQLHWPAGDNVCPVEETWSTMASLVDEGLVRHVGVSNFDRELIERCLGVRHVDSLQPQLSMLHRKNEELAAWSGSRGVGVVVYGPLAYGLLTGAVGADTKFEESDWRSGKDPNHSYYKDLFAPDRLPRNLGMVDALRPVAQRLDVSLGQLALAWVAQRPGVTSAIAGSRSRAHNQENAAAGDIALGDADVAEVESILDAVG, from the coding sequence ATGAGAACGCGACGCCTCGGCAGCAATGGGCCGGACATCTCGGTCATCGGATACGGCGCCTGGGAGATCGGCGGCGACGCCTACGGCCCCAACCCCGACGAGCGGGAGCTCGTGTCGGCCATCCATGCGGCCCTGGATGCCGGCGTGAACTGGGTGGACACGGCCGAGGTCTACGGCAAGGGCAACTCCGAGTCGATAGTCGGGCGCGCCCTGTCTGGACGTCCCGACGTCCTGGTGGCGACCAAGGTCGCCCCGGCTCCCGTGGGATCGGGCTTCCGTCCGGAGGAGGTGCGGCGGGCCGTCCGCGGGAGCCTGCAGCGGCTGGGGCGCGACCACATCGACCTCTACCAGTTGCACTGGCCGGCGGGGGACAACGTGTGCCCGGTGGAAGAGACGTGGTCCACGATGGCTTCGCTCGTGGACGAGGGGCTCGTGCGCCACGTCGGGGTGTCCAACTTCGACCGGGAGCTGATCGAGCGGTGCCTGGGGGTCCGCCACGTGGACTCGCTCCAGCCGCAGCTTTCGATGCTTCACCGCAAAAACGAGGAGCTGGCGGCGTGGTCCGGGAGCCGCGGAGTGGGAGTGGTCGTCTACGGTCCGTTGGCCTACGGCCTGCTCACGGGAGCCGTCGGCGCGGACACGAAGTTCGAAGAATCCGACTGGCGCAGTGGAAAGGACCCTAACCACTCCTACTACAAGGACCTGTTCGCCCCGGACCGCCTCCCGCGCAACCTGGGCATGGTCGACGCTCTGCGTCCGGTGGCACAGCGGCTGGACGTCTCGCTCGGGCAGCTGGCGCTGGCGTGGGTGGCCCAGCGGCCGGGGGTGACGTCGGCCATCGCCGGCAGCCGAAGCCGGGCTCACAACCAGGAGAACGCGGCGGCTGGGGATATCGCGCTCGGCGACGCCGATGTCGCCGAGGTCGAGTCGATCCTCGACGCGGTGGGCTAA
- a CDS encoding chemotaxis protein CheB produces MSSLDRPYLSRSSPARTGSGSSRGAGGAATVAPPVVPPLPAIPPPGWVVVIAASAGGIAPIVNILSKLPADFPAAVLVAQHLAPSRDSSLDQIIRRNSALPTEFARDGVTIEAGHTYIAPPDLHLLMVERDVVRLTSTERVQWVRPSADVLFESVAALYGSKAVAVVLSGTGRDGSAGAMHVKRCGGRVIVQEPTDAAFAGMPSSAAEGTVDHVVPVGEIAQLLVDIVGAG; encoded by the coding sequence GTGAGCAGCCTGGATAGGCCGTACCTAAGCCGGTCATCGCCTGCTCGAACCGGCTCGGGTAGTTCCCGCGGCGCGGGCGGCGCAGCAACGGTGGCGCCGCCGGTCGTCCCGCCTCTCCCGGCGATACCGCCGCCCGGCTGGGTTGTGGTGATCGCGGCATCCGCAGGTGGCATCGCTCCGATAGTGAACATCCTCTCGAAGCTGCCGGCCGATTTCCCTGCGGCGGTGCTTGTCGCGCAGCATCTTGCGCCCTCGCGCGACAGCTCGTTGGACCAAATCATCCGCCGCAACTCCGCGTTGCCTACGGAGTTTGCACGTGACGGAGTCACGATCGAGGCCGGCCACACCTACATCGCGCCGCCCGACCTGCACCTGCTGATGGTCGAGCGTGACGTCGTACGGCTCACGAGCACCGAGCGCGTGCAGTGGGTGCGGCCGTCGGCGGACGTCCTGTTCGAGTCCGTTGCAGCGCTTTACGGCAGCAAAGCAGTCGCCGTAGTGCTGTCCGGGACGGGTCGCGATGGCTCCGCCGGTGCCATGCACGTCAAGAGGTGCGGGGGCCGGGTCATCGTCCAGGAGCCGACCGATGCGGCCTTCGCGGGAATGCCGTCGTCGGCGGCCGAGGGCACGGTGGACCACGTCGTGCCCGTCGGCGAGATCGCCCAACTGCTGGTGGACATCGTCGGGGCCGGATGA
- a CDS encoding STAS domain-containing protein — protein MRPAPNVVQVVLGGELDLSSVRLLDASLREVEDDLLEPSNGDGAGRTGILKMVALDLSKLEFIDSAGLTSLVQAQWRVESRGGRVALLGAPERVKRLFSLTGLDHRFHFMDASDLDRAVRTAADAE, from the coding sequence ATGCGCCCTGCCCCGAACGTCGTGCAGGTCGTTTTGGGCGGGGAGCTTGACCTCTCAAGCGTTCGTCTCCTGGACGCGTCGCTCAGAGAGGTCGAGGACGACCTGCTCGAGCCGTCGAACGGTGACGGGGCCGGCCGCACCGGAATCCTGAAGATGGTGGCCCTGGACCTGAGCAAGCTCGAGTTCATCGACTCAGCTGGGCTCACTTCGCTCGTCCAGGCACAGTGGCGAGTCGAGTCCCGGGGCGGGAGGGTTGCCCTTTTGGGGGCGCCGGAGCGCGTAAAGAGGCTCTTCTCACTCACCGGCCTGGACCACCGCTTCCACTTCATGGACGCTTCCGACCTGGACCGCGCCGTCCGAACGGCTGCGGACGCCGAATGA